The Benincasa hispida cultivar B227 chromosome 11, ASM972705v1, whole genome shotgun sequence genome has a segment encoding these proteins:
- the LOC120091732 gene encoding notchless protein homolog encodes MAMEMDVEHRETINNVMILLTDPEGTPLGAPMYLPQNAGPQQLQQMVNKLLNNEEKLPYAFYVSDQELIGSLGAYLEKNKVSVEKVLTVVYQPQAVFRIRPVSRCSATISGHAEAVLSVSFSPDGRQLASGSGDTTVRLWDIYTQTPLFTCTGHKNWVLSIAWSPDGKHLVSGSKAGELFCWDPQTGKPLGNPLTGHKKWITGISWEPLHLSAPCRRFVSSSKDGDARIWDVSLKKSVICLSGHTLAITCVKWGGDGVIYTGSQDCTIKVWETKQGKLIRELKGHGHWVNSLALSTEYVLRTGAFDHTGKQFSSPEEMKKVALERYNKMKGNAPERLVSGSDDFTMFLWEPAVSKQPKTRMTGHQQLVNHVYFSPDGQWVASASFDKSVKLWNGITGKFVAAFRGHVGPVYQISWSADSRLLLSGSKDSTLKIWDIRTHKLKEDLPGHADEVFAVDWSPDGEKVASGGKDKVLKLWMG; translated from the exons ATGGCTATGGAGATGGATGTAGAGCATAGGGAAACAATCAACAATGTTATGATCCTCTTGACCGATCCCGAAGGCACGCCGTTGGGAGCTCCCATGTATCTTCCCCAAAATGCAGGGCCTCAGCAGCTTCAGCAGATGGTCAATAAGCTTCTCAACAAT GAGGAGAAGCTACCGTATGCTTTTTACGTATCTGACCAGGAGCTTATTGGTTCACTTGGTGCCTACTTAGAGAAAAACAAAG TCTCTGTTGAGAAGGTGCTTACTGTAGTTTATCAACCACAAGCAGTATTCCGCATACGTCCTGTTAGTCGTTGTTCAGCAACAATTTCTG GTCATGCTGAAGCTGTTCTTTCTGTTTCTTTTAGCCCTGATGGGCGACAGTTGGCAAGTGGTTCAGGTGACACTACAGTTCGGCTATGGGACATTTATACGCAGACACCATTGTTCACCTGTACAG GGCATAAAAATTGGGTTCTTTCTATTGCCTGGTCACCGGACGGGAAGCATCTTGTAAGTGGGAGCAAAGCTGGTGAACTTTTTTGCTGGGATCCACAGACGGGGAAGCCATTGGGCAATCCACTCACT GGCCACAAAAAATGGATTACTGGTATTTCGTGGGAACCTTTGCATCTAAGTGCACCATGCCGTCGCTTTGTGAGTTCTAGCAAGGATGGTGATGCACGCATATGGGATGTTTCTTTGAAAAAAAGTGTTATATGTCTCAGTGGTCATACTCTTGCAATAACTTGCGTCAAATGGGGTGGAGATGGAGTTATATATACAGG TTCTCAGGATTGTACTATTAAGGTTTGGGAAACTAAGCAAGGAAAACTAATACGTGAATTGAAG GGACATGGTCATTGGGTTAACTCTCTTGCACTAAGCACCGAATATGTTCTCCGCACAGGAGCTTTTGATCATACAGGGAAACAGTTCTCTTCTCCAGAGGAAATGAAGAAG GTTGCTTTAGAAAGGTATAATAAGATGAAAGGCAATGCTCCGGAAAGATTGGTTTCAGGATCTGATGATTTTACGATGTTTCTATGGGAACCTGCAGTTAGCAAGCAACCTAAGACACGTATGACAGGCCATCAACAG CTTGTGAATCATGTTTATTTCTCACCTGACGGACAATGGGTGGCCAGTGCATCCTTTGATAAGTCTGTGAAACTGTGGAATGGCATTACTGGAAAATTTGTTGCTGCTTTTCGGGGTCATGTAGGGCCTGTCTATCAAATCAG TTGGTCTGCTGATAGTAGGCTTCTTTTGAGCGGCAGCAAAGACTCCACCCTGAAG ATTTGGGATATCAGAACACACAAGTTAAAAGAAGACCTTCCAGGCCATGCAGATGAG GTTTTTGCTGTTGATTGGAGTCCAGATGGTGAGAAGGTGGCTTCTGGTGGCAAGGACAAAGTATTAAAGCTATGGATGGGCTAG